One Solanum pennellii chromosome 9, SPENNV200 DNA segment encodes these proteins:
- the LOC107031796 gene encoding probable inactive receptor kinase At5g58300, with translation MMKLHPIVLHLLLPLSLLLFFPNVIADLTSDRQALLDFASAVAHLRNFKWNTNSSICTWHGVSCSSDGTRVVALRLPGLGLYGPIPDNIIGRLDALTTLSLHSNALTGNLPSDITSLPSLRFIFIQQNKFSGEIPSSLSLLLKFIDLSFNSFSGEVPTTIQNLTHLTGLNLQNNSLTGSIPNVNLPKLTQLNMSNNQLNGSIPPSLANFSASSFQGNSLLCGQPLTQCPPSPSPSPSVLPASPTIPENHKGKKSLSTRVITGIVAGGVGGILCLALLILLCCMKRYYTKRGVQQRKDFNGGGSPKQTEDFSSGVQAAEKNKLVFFEGCSFNFDLEDLLRASAEVLGKGSYGTTYKAILEEGTTVVVKRLKEVVVGKREFDQQMEVIGTVDQHRNVVALRAYYFSKDEKLLVYDHVPEGSLSTRMHGNRDVGRTLDWESRLRIAHGAASGIAHIHAVSGGKLIHGNIKSSNVLLTHDNSGCISDVGLTPLMGFPTIPSRSAGYRAPEVIETKKCTQKSDVYSFGVLLLELLTGKAPVQPPGLDEVVDLPRWVQSVVREEWTAEVFDTELIKFQNIEDEMVQMLQIAMACVANVPETRPDMSQVVQMIEDIQQIDSGNRPSSEDNKSRCPTSPTP, from the exons atgatGAAGCTACACCCAATAGTACTACATCTGCTGCTTCCTCTTTCTCTCTTGCTCTTCTTCCCAAATGTTATTGCTGACCTTACATCAGATAGACAAGCACTACTTGACTTTGCTTCTGCAGTAGCTCATCTTCGAAACTTCAAGTGGAACACTAACTCTTCCATTTGCACATGGCATGGCGTAAGTTGCAGCTCAGATGGCACCCGTGTTGTTGCACTTCGCCTTCCTGGACTTGGACTTTATGGTCCTATTCCAGACAATATCATAGGAAGACTAGATGCTCTAACAACACTCAGCCTTCATTCCAATGCCCTCACTGGAAATCTTCCTTCAGACATCACCTCTCTTCCCTCCCTCCGTTTCATATTTATACAACAAAACAAATTTTCTGGTGAAATACCTTCTTCTCTATCTCTACTCCTTAAATTCATTGATCTCTCTTTCAACTCCTTCTCAGGGGAAGTTCCAACAACAATTCAAAATCTGACACATCTTACTGGTTTGAACTTACAAAACAACTCCCTCACAGGATCCATTCCTAATGTAAACCTACCAAAGCTTACTCAATTAAACATGAGTAATAACCAACTGAACGGTTCAATTCCTCCATCCCTTGCAAATTTTTCTGCTTCTTCATTTCAAGGAAATTCACTATTATGTGGACAACCCTTGACTCAATGCCCGCCTTCACCATCTCCTTCTCCGAGCGTCCTGCCAGCCTCACCAACAATTCCTGAAAACCATAAAGGCAAGAAAAGCTTGAGTACACGGGTTATCACTGGCATTGTTGCAGGAGGTGTTGGAGGGATCCTCTGTCTAGCTCTGTTGATTTTATTGTGTTGTATGAAGCGATACTATACTAAGAGAGGTGTACAACAAAGAAAAGACTTTAATGGAGGAGGAAGTCCGAAGCAAACAGAGGACTTCAGTAGTGGAGTACAAGCAGCTGAAAAGAACAAATTGGTTTTCTTTGAGGgttgttctttcaattttgaccTTGAAGATTTGTTGAGAGCCTCAGCTGAGGTTTTGGGTAAAGGGAGCTATGGAACAACCTACAAGGCCATCTTGGAGGAGGGAACGACTGTTGTTGTGAAACGGCTCAAGGAAGTTGTTGTTGGGAAAAGAGAATTTGACCAACAGATGGAGGTAATTGGCACTGTTGATCAGCATCGAAATGTTGTTGCTCTTCGTGCTTATTACTTTTCCAAAGATGAAAAACTTCTTGTCTATGATCATGTACCGGAAGGCAGTTTATCCACTCGAATGCATG GCAACAGGGACGTGGGAAGAACACTGGATTGGGAATCTAGATTGAGGATTGCCCATGGAGCTGCAAGTGGTATCGCCCATATCCATGCTGTTTCTGGTGGGAAATTAATTCATGGCAATATCAAGTCATCGAATGTGCTTCTCACCCACGATAATAGTGGATGCATCTCAGATGTTGGTCTTACACCTCTAATGGGCTTTCCTACTATCCCATCAAGGAGTGCAGGATATAGAGCACCCGAGGTGATAGAGACCAAGAAATGTACTCAGAAATCCGATGTTTACAGCTTTGGTGTTCTGCTTCTTGAACTCCTTACTGGGAAAGCACCAGTGCAGCCACCTGGCCTTGATGAGGTGGTAGACTTACCAAGATGGGTGCAGTCTGTTGTGAGGGAGGAATGGACTGCTGAGGTGTTTGATACTGAGCTCATCAAGTTTCAAAATATCGAAGATGAGATGGTGCAGATGCTGCAGATTGCAATGGCTTGTGTGGCAAACGTGCCTGAAACAAGGCCTGACATGAGTCAAGTTGTCCAGATGATCGAAGATATCCAACAAATTGATTCTGGAAACAGGCCATCATCTGAAGATAACAAGTCTAGGTGCCCAACTAGTCCAACACCATGA